GATTGCAACCAACGGTTCCACGGATGCGATCGGGGCGCGGGTCAAGATTACGGCGGGAAACCTCACACAGACGCGTGAGGTGCGGAGCGGAGACGGCTATCTTTCACAACAGGATCTCATACTCCATTTCGGAATCGGGGATTACAAACAGGTGGACAGTATTGACGTGTTATGGCAGAGCGGAACAAAGCAGATGATCGGAAATATCTCCGCAAATCAGGTGCTATCTCTTGAGGAAAATGGGGATGAATAAAGATTCGGGGTTAAAAACCCCTCCCACATTGGATGCCGTTGAACGTCATTATTGGAAAGCGTTCATTTTTCTGGTGGTCCTGATTTTAGTGGGTAGCGGATTTTGGGGTGTGCGGCGGTTCGCACCTGCGGTGTTCCTCGGAAAACCGGATTTCATTGCCGTCCCGAACGAGGAACATCCACAAAGTCAAGCACCAGAGACACTGACACCGAACAAACCTGAACTTCTCAATATCAACACCGCCTCTGTGAAAGAGCTCCAAACCCTCCCGAACATCGGCGAGCGAACGGCACAAAGGATTGTAGATCATCGCGAACAGCACGGCAAATTTGTCAGTGTAGATGCGCTCCAGAACGTCAAAGGTATCGGTGCAAAGACGCTGGAGAAACTCAGACCTTTCGTTGATGCGCCGTAGGGGCGAGGTTACCCCGCCCCTACTATATCCCTATCCTACCCGTCTCTGTGAAAATGTGTTGAACCGGTACATCCCACGCCTGCGGGAAGGTATCTTCTACAAGTTGAACCCCATATGCCAATCCGATCGCAACAGTGCGTGGACACTTCGTGAGAAATCGGTCATAGAAACCCTTGCCGTATCCGAGACGATACCCCTTACGATCGAAAGCGATACCGGGAACCACAATGAGCTGAAGGTGTTCGGTTGGAAAGAGAGGGCATGTCTCGCTGGGTTCCAACATGCCGTAGGGGTGTCGCACTAACTCCGCTCTCGGACGCTGAATCCGGCGTGGGACGAGTTCCAGCTGTTCTGTATCCACAACAGGCGCGCAAACCTGCTTGCCTGAATTGAGTAACCCTTCAAGCAAACCGGTGGTTTCGACCTCGCTTCTCATATTCAGGTAGAGCATCACGGCGTCGAAACCCTCGCGCTGTATCCAGTGCGTAGTGGAATCAACGATACGCTGGCTGAACCGTGTCCGTGTTTCCGAGGTGAGCGCCTCGCGACGGTGGAGTGTTTCAGTCCGGACG
The genomic region above belongs to Candidatus Poribacteria bacterium and contains:
- a CDS encoding helix-hairpin-helix domain-containing protein, which gives rise to MGMNKDSGLKTPPTLDAVERHYWKAFIFLVVLILVGSGFWGVRRFAPAVFLGKPDFIAVPNEEHPQSQAPETLTPNKPELLNINTASVKELQTLPNIGERTAQRIVDHREQHGKFVSVDALQNVKGIGAKTLEKLRPFVDAP
- a CDS encoding 5-formyltetrahydrofolate cyclo-ligase, with the protein product MKVAIEREHVRTETLHRREALTSETRTRFSQRIVDSTTHWIQREGFDAVMLYLNMRSEVETTGLLEGLLNSGKQVCAPVVDTEQLELVPRRIQRPRAELVRHPYGMLEPSETCPLFPTEHLQLIVVPGIAFDRKGYRLGYGKGFYDRFLTKCPRTVAIGLAYGVQLVEDTFPQAWDVPVQHIFTETGRIGI